Proteins co-encoded in one Bacillus paramycoides genomic window:
- a CDS encoding PD-(D/E)XK nuclease family protein, with protein sequence MDKRPNLFSYGTSELSQDAFICWLTEWANPIYKETDECLHEAGIDFIRRIYDLHKKNFPASIKEIKITTQFKGLDILIEVNGNQAILIEDKTYTKEHSNQLKRYYEDVMKLKKYEENDLLPIYYKIGNQSDYSAVIDAKYMLFTRKQMLKFLQENIDRGVQNQMFLDYYFYLREIEQKYDSYKTLPLSVWKGEAWEGFYEELKQRGIKGQYGYVANPNGGFYALWWNEQEDNNCKQYLQLEEGRLCFKIHVADKDRRKELRDKWSKALIERSHNSSFNVEKPRFGNGRYMTVAVVRDYRVGDGKGRIDIPGTMGVLGEVEKLLKMVDVQ encoded by the coding sequence ATGGATAAGAGACCGAATTTATTTTCATATGGAACAAGTGAATTGTCGCAAGATGCTTTTATTTGTTGGTTAACAGAGTGGGCGAACCCAATCTATAAAGAAACCGATGAATGCTTACATGAAGCTGGTATAGATTTTATTAGAAGAATATATGACTTACATAAAAAGAACTTTCCAGCTTCTATTAAAGAAATTAAGATTACGACACAATTTAAAGGTTTAGATATACTTATTGAAGTTAATGGTAATCAGGCTATTTTAATTGAAGATAAAACATATACAAAAGAGCATTCTAATCAACTAAAACGTTATTATGAAGATGTAATGAAATTAAAAAAATATGAAGAAAATGATCTGTTGCCTATCTATTATAAAATAGGTAATCAAAGTGATTATTCAGCAGTGATTGATGCAAAGTATATGTTGTTTACAAGAAAACAAATGCTTAAATTTTTACAAGAGAATATAGACAGAGGCGTGCAAAATCAAATGTTTTTAGATTACTATTTTTATTTAAGAGAAATAGAGCAAAAATATGATTCATATAAGACACTTCCGTTAAGCGTGTGGAAAGGTGAAGCTTGGGAAGGATTTTATGAGGAGTTAAAGCAACGTGGGATCAAAGGTCAATATGGATATGTAGCTAATCCGAATGGTGGATTCTATGCCTTATGGTGGAATGAACAAGAAGATAATAATTGTAAGCAGTATTTGCAGTTAGAAGAAGGACGTTTATGTTTTAAAATACATGTTGCTGATAAGGATAGAAGAAAAGAACTTAGGGATAAGTGGAGTAAAGCGCTAATCGAACGAAGTCATAATTCTTCTTTCAATGTGGAGAAACCTAGATTTGGTAATGGGCGATATATGACGGTTGCTGTGGTGAGGGATTATAGAGTGGGAGATGGAAAAGGAAGAATTGATATTCCTGGAACGATGGGAGTTTTAGGTGAAGTGGAGAAATTGTTAAAAATGGTGGATGTTCAATAG
- a CDS encoding nucleoside triphosphate pyrophosphohydrolase produces the protein MPTYNKLIRNKIPQIIKSNGKTPTTRILNEDEYIEELCKKTQQELTEYIEAKTKPHKLEELSDLLELINALAEHEGTTLEEINKIRKKKAEERGGFSDRVFLIKVTDN, from the coding sequence ATGCCAACCTACAACAAACTAATCCGAAACAAAATCCCGCAAATAATAAAATCTAACGGCAAAACACCCACAACTAGAATCCTAAACGAAGATGAATACATAGAGGAACTATGCAAGAAAACACAACAAGAACTAACAGAATACATCGAAGCAAAAACAAAACCGCATAAACTAGAAGAACTATCCGACCTACTAGAACTAATAAACGCCCTAGCCGAACACGAAGGCACAACACTAGAAGAAATCAACAAAATCCGTAAAAAGAAAGCAGAAGAACGAGGTGGCTTTTCAGATCGCGTTTTTCTAATCAAAGTAACCGATAACTAA
- a CDS encoding DnaD domain-containing protein, giving the protein MAVYRTVQVNFWQDDFVLDLTPEERYFYVYLLTCSKTTQCGVFPFPKRLAEMETGYNRETVDKLLQRFVDYGKILYDADTRELFVLNWLRYNPVTNTNVEKCVLRELKGVKNKEFVHMFLQKCVEEELNVPMLLAHFGMPSDLAVDDVDPVCEETEEEEVIEEEMGSRVFSFYEQHFGSLSPHTVEELSAWMEDLSEELVLKALQIAFENNKRTVAYVKGILRGWHGKGFTKLCEVEANTASFRKKESSVSTGETEEFLARCEEWEKNAPSEEELQRFLAERGWRP; this is encoded by the coding sequence ATGGCGGTGTATCGTACTGTGCAGGTGAATTTTTGGCAGGATGATTTTGTTTTGGATTTGACGCCGGAGGAGCGGTATTTTTATGTGTATTTGTTAACTTGTTCGAAGACGACGCAGTGTGGGGTTTTTCCTTTTCCGAAGCGATTAGCTGAGATGGAGACGGGTTATAACAGGGAGACGGTTGATAAGCTTTTGCAGCGCTTTGTTGATTATGGAAAGATTCTGTATGATGCGGATACACGGGAGTTATTCGTTTTAAATTGGCTTCGTTATAATCCGGTGACGAATACGAATGTGGAGAAGTGTGTGCTTCGTGAGCTGAAGGGTGTGAAGAATAAGGAGTTTGTACATATGTTTCTTCAGAAGTGCGTAGAGGAGGAGCTGAATGTTCCGATGCTTTTAGCGCATTTCGGTATGCCGAGTGATTTGGCTGTGGATGATGTTGATCCAGTTTGTGAGGAGACAGAGGAAGAAGAGGTTATAGAGGAAGAGATGGGAAGTCGTGTGTTTTCTTTTTATGAGCAACATTTCGGTAGTTTGTCTCCGCATACTGTAGAGGAACTGAGTGCGTGGATGGAAGATTTGTCAGAGGAGCTTGTGCTGAAGGCTCTTCAAATTGCGTTTGAGAATAATAAGCGGACGGTTGCTTATGTGAAAGGTATTTTGAGAGGGTGGCACGGGAAAGGGTTTACGAAATTGTGTGAGGTGGAGGCGAATACGGCGAGCTTTAGGAAGAAGGAGTCGTCTGTTAGTACGGGGGAGACGGAGGAGTTTTTGGCCAGGTGTGAGGAGTGGGAGAAGAATGCGCCGTCTGAGGAAGAGTTGCAGCGCTTTTTAGCGGAGCGCGGGTGGCGTCCATGA